The Lottiidibacillus patelloidae genome window below encodes:
- a CDS encoding PDZ domain-containing protein, translated as MELVAAIAKAIGYVFINPIFYLLVVVSIYMGIKRVKKERTEFQTRVFDVVEDLKTAFGFGIILSLVFSVVALFIGISFSFQVLVVLAAVYFVLLLPCRPRLLSPSLVLGFAIMMLMILPHVTTGISLIDNIFSSVQARTYGQLLVLLAMLLIAEAILIMKSGTKKTSPFHLLSKRGRLIGAHESNKLWLFPLIFFVPQNSGMFSPNWWPSLTVAGESYTIIMFPFIIGFYQLVKGKLPEQAIFNSGLRVLLLGVVVLVATAISYYYPLMIPITVGLALVCREGLYLYERYVDQNRPHFFTNRKEGLMVLGVIPQSPAAKMNIRVGEAIHKVNGRKVTNEDDFYAALQINSAFCKLEVLDDAGEIRFANRALFEGDHHELGLIFIDEKFELKLEEVAT; from the coding sequence ATGGAACTAGTAGCTGCGATAGCGAAAGCGATCGGATATGTGTTTATTAATCCAATTTTTTATCTTTTAGTAGTTGTATCCATTTATATGGGAATAAAACGAGTTAAAAAAGAACGAACGGAGTTTCAAACCCGTGTCTTTGATGTAGTTGAAGATCTGAAAACAGCATTCGGGTTTGGCATAATATTAAGTTTAGTATTTTCTGTTGTTGCATTATTTATCGGAATATCTTTTTCCTTCCAAGTGCTAGTCGTTTTAGCGGCAGTATACTTTGTCTTGTTATTGCCATGCAGACCTAGACTTTTATCACCTTCGCTCGTCTTAGGATTTGCGATTATGATGTTGATGATTCTACCACATGTTACAACTGGTATTAGTTTAATAGATAATATTTTTTCTTCGGTTCAAGCTAGAACATATGGACAACTTTTAGTATTACTCGCAATGTTACTAATTGCAGAAGCAATATTGATAATGAAAAGTGGTACAAAGAAAACGTCTCCTTTCCATTTACTAAGTAAACGTGGTAGGCTAATTGGTGCACATGAATCTAATAAACTATGGCTTTTTCCTTTAATCTTTTTCGTGCCGCAAAATAGTGGGATGTTCTCGCCAAATTGGTGGCCATCGTTAACAGTTGCAGGTGAAAGCTATACAATTATTATGTTTCCATTCATTATTGGCTTTTATCAATTAGTAAAAGGTAAATTACCTGAGCAAGCAATCTTTAACTCGGGCTTACGTGTGTTATTATTAGGTGTAGTTGTGTTAGTAGCAACAGCTATAAGTTATTATTATCCACTAATGATCCCAATTACTGTCGGTTTAGCGCTTGTATGCCGTGAAGGCCTTTACTTATATGAAAGATATGTAGACCAAAACAGGCCACATTTCTTTACTAACCGTAAAGAAGGTTTAATGGTATTAGGTGTGATTCCTCAATCTCCTGCTGCGAAAATGAATATTCGAGTTGGTGAGGCTATCCATAAAGTAAATGGGAGAAAGGTGACGAACGAAGATGACTTTTACGCAGCCTTGCAGATTAACTCAGCTTTCTGTAAATTAGAAGTATTGGACGACGCTGGTGAAATCCGTTTCGCTAATCGTGCACTTTTTGAAGGAGACCACCACGAATTAGGATTAATTTTTATTGATGAAAAATTCGAATTGAAATTAGAAGAAGTTGCTACATAA
- a CDS encoding signal peptidase I → MERLSRSKKERKSKQKLLKRMSTFLALILNILSNLSKIYKTLANHKASRIISKTISITLLAVLIVVVAAALYMKISGSPKIAGHQFLIVTSGSMEPTLHTGSVIAMKDVEDKSALKPGDIITYKSLDDPNQLVTHRILEVEPINDVRVKYITQGDNNDSKDLAPIPDINVVGKYADIHIPIIGYIFSFINSKMGAVLFMIIPGILIIGWQLMNIWKLISNLEQKQKEQTEASK, encoded by the coding sequence ATGGAGAGACTTAGCAGGTCAAAAAAAGAAAGAAAATCGAAACAAAAATTACTAAAACGTATGTCAACATTTTTAGCACTTATATTAAATATTCTTAGCAATCTTTCAAAAATTTATAAAACATTAGCAAACCATAAAGCTTCAAGAATTATAAGTAAAACTATATCAATTACTCTACTAGCAGTATTAATCGTAGTTGTAGCAGCTGCATTATATATGAAAATATCTGGTTCACCGAAAATAGCGGGGCATCAATTTTTAATCGTTACATCTGGATCGATGGAACCAACATTACATACTGGCTCGGTTATTGCCATGAAGGATGTTGAAGATAAATCAGCATTGAAGCCTGGTGACATTATTACTTATAAGTCTTTAGATGATCCTAATCAGTTAGTGACTCACCGAATTTTAGAGGTTGAACCGATAAATGACGTCAGAGTGAAATATATCACACAAGGTGATAACAACGATAGCAAAGATTTAGCTCCAATTCCTGATATTAATGTTGTTGGAAAATATGCAGATATTCATATCCCGATCATAGGCTATATCTTCTCTTTTATTAATAGCAAAATGGGTGCAGTACTGTTCATGATTATTCCAGGGATTTTAATTATCGGTTGGCAGCTAATGAATATTTGGAAGTTAATTAGCAACTTAGAACAAAAACAAAAAGAGCAAACAGAGGCTAGTAAATAG
- a CDS encoding phage holin family protein, translated as MMKSWIINVLITTGLLLLFANVFTSVEITGIGAALLASAILSVVNAIVKPVIVFFTLPLTIVSLGLFLFIINGFMLYITDVLMGSSFHIATFGMTILLSILLAILHVVIRKTIAKPLLKKK; from the coding sequence ATGATGAAATCATGGATAATAAATGTATTAATCACAACAGGTTTACTACTACTATTTGCAAATGTATTTACTTCTGTTGAAATTACTGGAATCGGGGCGGCACTTCTTGCAAGTGCGATTCTATCTGTTGTTAATGCCATTGTTAAACCAGTCATTGTTTTCTTTACATTACCTTTGACTATCGTAAGTTTAGGATTATTCTTGTTTATAATTAACGGCTTCATGTTGTATATAACAGATGTACTAATGGGTAGCTCCTTTCATATAGCTACTTTCGGAATGACGATCCTCTTATCAATATTACTTGCAATATTACATGTAGTGATTCGAAAAACAATTGCTAAACCTCTACTAAAAAAGAAATAA
- the uvrB gene encoding excinuclease ABC subunit UvrB, giving the protein MEKFELKSNYKPEGDQPRAIQELVAGLKAGKEHQTLLGATGTGKTFTISNVIKEVNKPTLVIAHNKTLAGQLYSEFKDFFPDNAVEYFVSYYDYYQPEAYVPSSDTFIEKDSSVNDEIDKLRHSATSALFERRDVIVVASVSCIYGLGSPEEYRELVVSLRVGMEKERDELLRDLVDIQYTRNDIEFQRGTFRVRGDVVELFPASRDEKCIRIEFFGDEIDRITEVNALTGEVYGERQHIAVFPASHFVTREEKLKLAIKNIEVELEERLKELRDNDKLLEAQRLEQRTRYDIEMMHEMGFCSGIENYSRHLTLRPAGSTPYTLLDFFPEDFLMVVDESHVTVPQVRAMFNGDQARKQVLVDHGFRLPSALDNRPLRFEEFEEKINQIVFVSATPGPYEHEKTPEVVEQIIRPTGLLDPLIDVRPLEGQIDDLIDEIHDRIEKNERVLVTTLTKKMSEDLTDYLKEIGIKVQYLHSEIKTLERIEIIRDLRLGKYDVLVGINLLREGLDIPEVSLVAILDADKEGFLRSERSLIQTIGRAARNENGRVIMYADRITKSMEIAIGETTRRREVQEAYNKKHGITPKTIKKEVRDVIQATMAAEDEAAYSAEKKPKKLTKKEREKMIVNIEKEMKEAARELNFEKAAELRDLLLELKAEG; this is encoded by the coding sequence ATGGAAAAGTTCGAGCTGAAATCGAACTACAAACCAGAAGGAGACCAACCTAGAGCAATACAAGAGCTTGTTGCTGGACTTAAAGCAGGTAAAGAACACCAAACTTTGCTAGGTGCAACGGGAACTGGTAAAACATTTACCATTTCAAATGTAATAAAAGAAGTAAATAAACCTACATTAGTTATTGCCCATAATAAAACATTAGCCGGACAATTATATAGTGAGTTTAAAGATTTTTTTCCGGATAATGCTGTTGAGTATTTTGTTAGTTATTATGATTACTATCAACCGGAAGCTTACGTACCATCGTCGGATACGTTTATTGAGAAAGATTCAAGTGTAAACGATGAAATTGATAAACTTCGACACTCAGCTACATCTGCGTTATTTGAAAGAAGAGATGTCATTGTTGTAGCAAGTGTATCTTGCATATACGGTTTAGGGTCACCAGAAGAATATCGTGAATTAGTTGTTTCACTAAGAGTTGGCATGGAAAAAGAACGAGACGAATTGTTACGAGATTTAGTTGATATACAATATACGAGAAATGATATTGAGTTTCAACGTGGAACGTTCCGTGTACGCGGCGATGTTGTCGAACTTTTCCCAGCATCACGAGATGAAAAATGTATTCGTATTGAATTTTTCGGTGATGAAATTGACCGAATTACGGAAGTTAATGCATTAACAGGAGAAGTTTATGGAGAGCGTCAACACATAGCTGTTTTCCCAGCATCTCACTTCGTAACCCGTGAAGAAAAGCTTAAATTGGCAATTAAAAATATAGAAGTAGAGCTTGAAGAACGCCTAAAGGAACTGCGAGATAATGATAAGTTACTCGAGGCCCAACGCTTGGAACAACGTACTCGCTATGATATTGAAATGATGCATGAAATGGGCTTCTGTTCCGGAATCGAAAACTATTCTCGTCATTTAACATTGCGGCCAGCAGGATCTACGCCATATACATTGCTCGATTTCTTTCCAGAAGATTTTTTAATGGTTGTTGATGAATCACACGTTACCGTGCCACAAGTACGTGCCATGTTTAATGGAGACCAAGCGAGAAAGCAAGTGTTAGTTGACCACGGCTTCCGCTTACCTTCTGCGCTTGATAATCGCCCATTGAGATTTGAGGAATTTGAAGAAAAAATTAATCAAATTGTATTTGTTTCCGCTACACCAGGACCATATGAACATGAGAAAACACCAGAAGTAGTTGAGCAAATTATTCGTCCAACTGGTTTGTTAGATCCATTAATCGATGTCCGACCACTTGAAGGTCAGATTGATGATTTAATCGATGAGATTCACGATCGTATTGAGAAGAATGAGCGAGTTTTAGTTACGACACTTACGAAAAAGATGAGTGAAGACTTAACGGACTATTTAAAAGAAATTGGAATAAAGGTTCAATATTTACACTCAGAAATTAAAACGCTCGAACGGATTGAGATTATTCGTGATTTACGACTTGGGAAGTATGATGTGCTCGTCGGCATTAACTTACTCCGAGAAGGGTTAGATATACCAGAAGTATCTCTCGTAGCTATACTAGACGCTGATAAGGAAGGCTTCCTTCGATCAGAACGTTCGTTAATTCAAACGATAGGACGTGCAGCTCGAAATGAGAATGGTCGAGTTATTATGTATGCTGACCGGATCACGAAGTCGATGGAAATTGCCATCGGTGAAACGACGAGACGACGCGAAGTACAAGAGGCGTATAATAAAAAGCACGGGATAACACCAAAAACAATTAAGAAAGAAGTTAGAGATGTTATTCAAGCGACAATGGCTGCAGAGGATGAGGCAGCATATTCAGCGGAAAAGAAACCGAAAAAGCTGACGAAAAAAGAACGAGAAAAAATGATTGTCAATATAGAAAAAGAAATGAAGGAAGCTGCTCGCGAGTTAAACTTCGAGAAAGCTGCGGAATTAAGAGATCTTTTATTAGAGTTGAAAGCGGAAGGGTGA
- a CDS encoding sulfite exporter TauE/SafE family protein — translation MLALLLFLPIGIAIGVLGGFFGLGGGILLTPVLLLLGISPVEAITTGLLFSIGTSISSVWGHLKLNNIIWKAAIPIGLSGIVGTQLARPLVMYFEKIGIGDTVLSTLYLVILLYFAISMIRPGKKNEGRLNKEDTFSMPLLIIVGLVGGFLSSSLGVGGGFIIVPLLVSLANFPAKQAVGTSAVCIFLFVTAGFSSYIMHVEIDLLLGLFLIIGALIGGQLGAKTTSHFANQEMRKMLGVLYAVTWFSLLLKLFNLEVVGFVILASYTTYLLALFTIRTLKAKKMLEEN, via the coding sequence TTGCTGGCTTTACTATTATTTTTACCGATCGGAATTGCCATCGGTGTACTAGGTGGTTTTTTCGGTCTCGGTGGAGGTATTTTACTTACACCAGTCTTATTATTGCTTGGGATATCTCCAGTTGAGGCAATTACGACTGGTTTATTATTTTCTATCGGGACATCGATCTCATCTGTCTGGGGACACCTAAAATTAAACAACATCATTTGGAAAGCTGCCATTCCAATTGGCTTAAGCGGAATTGTCGGAACGCAATTAGCAAGACCACTTGTCATGTATTTTGAAAAGATTGGTATAGGAGATACTGTTTTATCTACACTTTATCTCGTCATCTTATTATACTTTGCCATTTCGATGATTCGTCCTGGGAAAAAGAATGAGGGCAGACTGAATAAAGAGGATACTTTTTCTATGCCCCTGCTAATCATTGTTGGTCTAGTCGGTGGATTTTTATCGTCAAGTTTAGGAGTTGGTGGTGGCTTTATCATCGTACCACTGTTAGTAAGCTTAGCTAACTTTCCAGCAAAACAAGCAGTCGGTACTAGTGCTGTATGTATCTTTTTATTTGTTACTGCAGGCTTTTCCTCGTACATCATGCATGTAGAAATCGATTTATTATTAGGTTTGTTTTTAATTATCGGTGCATTAATTGGTGGCCAATTAGGAGCAAAAACGACATCACATTTTGCTAACCAAGAAATGCGGAAAATGCTCGGTGTTTTATATGCTGTTACATGGTTCTCATTATTACTTAAACTGTTTAATTTAGAAGTCGTTGGTTTTGTCATCTTGGCAAGTTATACTACATATTTATTAGCACTATTTACAATTCGCACTCTTAAAGCTAAAAAGATGCTTGAGGAAAACTAA
- a CDS encoding DUF4097 family beta strand repeat-containing protein has translation MEQEKKKILEAIASGHLTSEEGFQALQALERSEKINATVENGEYKQESLVATVGRVLEKAVQKLKEIDLDFNFGEAVHVTEEHTVEREIKNVKVNVSNGSITFQPRSDRKVKIFCDASVYGEKEESSARSKVAEALRVVEEDGSLRIALKNRKIKANMTIELPTHVYESLEAHTYNGKIENTSCDVANLKFKTVNGSIFLKGINGENIEAETINGKVQVDRCFGDVCEVETINGKIDMQGSYNKTDLQTTSGKITYQLNEPLTGELRCKSEAGKICVTLPRGMNIEGEVETMFGGMSCKLDKMEIIKEKKEVVKKEIHFTTKDVTEHRLTIDVETTAGSIEVVHPNN, from the coding sequence ATGGAACAAGAAAAGAAAAAGATTCTTGAAGCTATTGCAAGTGGGCATTTAACTAGTGAAGAAGGGTTTCAAGCGTTACAAGCATTAGAAAGAAGTGAAAAAATCAATGCTACTGTCGAAAATGGAGAGTATAAGCAAGAGTCCCTAGTAGCAACGGTTGGTCGTGTATTAGAAAAGGCAGTGCAAAAACTTAAGGAAATTGATTTAGATTTCAATTTCGGTGAAGCAGTGCATGTTACAGAGGAACACACGGTGGAAAGAGAAATAAAAAACGTCAAAGTAAATGTATCGAACGGAAGTATTACTTTTCAACCTCGATCAGATCGAAAGGTCAAAATCTTCTGTGACGCTAGTGTTTACGGGGAAAAGGAAGAAAGTTCAGCGAGAAGCAAAGTTGCTGAAGCACTTCGTGTTGTTGAGGAAGACGGTAGTTTGCGAATCGCTTTAAAAAATAGGAAAATAAAAGCAAATATGACGATTGAATTACCAACTCATGTGTATGAGAGCCTTGAAGCACATACGTATAACGGAAAGATTGAAAATACGTCGTGTGATGTTGCAAACTTGAAGTTTAAAACAGTAAATGGAAGTATTTTCTTAAAGGGCATCAATGGTGAAAACATAGAGGCGGAAACAATTAATGGAAAAGTACAGGTTGACCGTTGTTTTGGAGATGTTTGTGAAGTAGAAACAATTAATGGGAAAATAGACATGCAAGGAAGTTACAATAAAACAGATTTACAGACAACTAGCGGGAAAATTACGTATCAGTTAAATGAACCATTAACAGGAGAACTTCGTTGTAAATCTGAAGCTGGGAAAATTTGCGTAACTTTACCGCGCGGGATGAACATTGAAGGCGAAGTTGAAACGATGTTTGGTGGTATGTCATGTAAATTAGATAAGATGGAAATAATTAAGGAAAAGAAAGAAGTTGTGAAAAAAGAGATTCACTTTACAACAAAAGATGTTACTGAACACCGCTTAACAATAGATGTAGAGACAACTGCTGGATCAATTGAAGTTGTCCATCCAAACAATTAA
- a CDS encoding DUF2198 family protein, giving the protein MLFAFVAPFTLVALFTRVTYNKWVGILLALGMIIFVLRAFDRDVYLLLIGLASFFVGTIYSFKLEKKFTRRWK; this is encoded by the coding sequence TTGCTTTTTGCATTCGTTGCACCGTTCACTCTCGTCGCATTATTTACCCGAGTAACTTACAACAAATGGGTTGGCATACTTTTAGCATTAGGAATGATAATCTTTGTCTTGCGTGCCTTTGACAGAGATGTATATTTATTGCTAATAGGATTAGCTTCATTTTTTGTAGGGACAATTTATTCGTTTAAACTCGAGAAAAAATTTACGCGAAGATGGAAATAA
- the uvrA gene encoding excinuclease ABC subunit UvrA, whose amino-acid sequence MGTESIVIKGARAHNLKDIDVTIPRDQLVVITGLSGSGKSSLAFDTIYAEGQRRYVESLSAYARQFLGQMDKPDVDSIEGLSPAISIDQKTTSRNPRSTVGTVTEIYDYLRLLYARIGRPVCPKHGIEISSQSIEQMVDRILKYPERTKLQVLAPIVSGRKGEHTKTLEDMKKQGYVRIRVNGEMREVSEEITLEKNKKHSIEVVIDRIVIKDGIRSRLSDSVETALRLSGGQALIDVIGEEELMFSELHACPKCGFSIGELEPRMFSFNSPFGACGTCDGLGTNLEVDVDLVIPDKSKSLKDNAIVAWEAQSSTYYPQLLESVCNHYGIDMDIAVDDIPEHLLERVLYGSKEDEIYFRYENDFGQVRESHIQFEGVVRNIERRYKETSSDYIREQMEKYMSQNACPKCKGYRLKKESLAVKINDKHIGQLTELSVADAKNAFDGLQLTKKEQTIARMILREISDRLGFLVNVGLDYLSLSRSAGTLSGGEAQRIRLATQIGSKLTGVLYILDEPSIGLHQRDNDRLVQTLHNMRELGNTLIVVEHDEDTMLAADTIIDIGPGAGAHGGQIMAQGTPQEIMADENSLTGEYLSGKKFIALPTERREPGERMISIKGAQENNLKNIDVDIPLGLFAAVTGVSGSGKSTIVNEILYKAVAQKLNRAKAKPGKHKEIKGIEHIDKVIDIDQSPIGRTPRSNPATYTGVFDDIRDVFAQTNEAKIRGYKKGRFSFNVKGGRCESCRGDGIIKIEMHFLPDVYVPCEVCHGKRYNRETLEVKYKDKNISDILGMTIEDGLEFFKNIPKIKRKLQTLYDVGLSYMRLGQPATTLSGGEAQRVKLASELHRRSTGRSLYILDEPTTGLHIDDISRLLVVLQRLVENGDTVLVIEHNLDVIKTADYIIDIGPEGGDKGGTVVATGTPEAVAKKKKSHTGKYLKPILERDRARMDTRIKELTT is encoded by the coding sequence ATGGGAACAGAAAGCATAGTCATTAAAGGGGCGAGAGCGCATAATTTAAAGGATATTGATGTAACAATCCCTCGTGACCAATTAGTAGTTATTACCGGTTTATCTGGTTCTGGGAAATCTTCGTTAGCATTTGATACGATATATGCCGAAGGGCAGCGTCGTTATGTGGAATCATTATCAGCCTATGCACGTCAGTTTTTAGGGCAAATGGACAAGCCAGATGTTGACTCAATTGAAGGGCTATCTCCAGCAATTTCAATTGACCAAAAAACAACGAGTCGAAATCCTCGATCTACGGTAGGAACGGTTACGGAAATATATGATTATTTACGTTTGTTATATGCCCGTATTGGACGTCCAGTTTGTCCAAAGCATGGGATCGAAATTTCATCACAATCAATCGAGCAAATGGTTGATCGTATATTAAAATATCCTGAAAGAACGAAGCTTCAAGTATTAGCCCCGATTGTATCTGGGCGTAAAGGTGAACATACGAAAACGTTAGAGGACATGAAGAAGCAAGGTTACGTTCGAATTCGTGTGAATGGTGAAATGCGAGAAGTATCCGAAGAGATTACGTTAGAAAAAAATAAAAAGCATTCCATTGAAGTTGTCATTGACCGCATTGTTATAAAAGACGGAATTCGTTCAAGGTTATCTGACTCAGTTGAAACTGCTTTAAGACTTTCTGGAGGACAAGCGTTAATTGATGTGATTGGTGAGGAAGAGCTGATGTTTAGTGAGCTCCATGCTTGTCCGAAGTGTGGATTTTCAATCGGAGAGCTTGAACCACGAATGTTTTCATTTAATAGTCCTTTTGGTGCTTGTGGAACTTGTGACGGACTAGGTACTAACTTGGAAGTCGATGTTGATTTAGTGATTCCTGATAAATCAAAATCATTAAAGGATAATGCCATTGTTGCTTGGGAAGCGCAAAGTTCGACCTATTATCCGCAACTATTAGAAAGTGTTTGCAATCATTACGGTATTGATATGGATATTGCAGTTGATGATATTCCAGAACATTTATTGGAGCGCGTCCTCTATGGTAGTAAAGAAGATGAAATCTACTTCCGTTATGAAAATGACTTTGGCCAAGTACGTGAAAGTCACATTCAATTTGAAGGTGTAGTTCGCAACATCGAAAGAAGATATAAAGAGACAAGTAGTGACTATATTCGAGAGCAAATGGAAAAATACATGTCGCAAAATGCATGTCCGAAATGTAAAGGCTACCGTTTAAAGAAAGAAAGTTTAGCTGTGAAAATTAATGATAAACATATCGGTCAATTGACGGAGTTATCTGTTGCCGATGCGAAAAACGCATTCGATGGTCTGCAGTTAACGAAAAAAGAACAAACAATTGCTCGGATGATTTTGAGAGAAATTAGTGATCGTCTAGGCTTCTTAGTTAACGTCGGTTTAGACTATTTATCCTTAAGTCGTTCAGCAGGAACACTTTCAGGTGGGGAAGCTCAGCGTATACGATTAGCAACACAAATCGGCTCGAAGCTTACAGGTGTCCTTTACATTTTAGATGAGCCTTCCATTGGCTTGCATCAACGAGACAATGACCGCTTAGTGCAAACATTGCACAATATGCGTGAGCTCGGTAATACATTAATTGTTGTTGAACATGATGAAGATACGATGCTTGCTGCGGATACCATTATTGACATCGGTCCAGGTGCAGGTGCGCATGGCGGACAAATTATGGCACAAGGCACGCCACAAGAAATTATGGCAGATGAAAACTCGTTAACAGGTGAGTACTTATCAGGGAAAAAGTTTATCGCTTTACCAACGGAGCGTCGCGAGCCGGGTGAACGTATGATCAGTATCAAAGGTGCGCAGGAAAATAACCTAAAAAATATTGATGTCGATATTCCGTTAGGACTATTTGCTGCGGTAACGGGTGTATCTGGTTCAGGAAAAAGTACAATCGTTAACGAAATATTATATAAAGCAGTAGCACAAAAACTGAATCGAGCGAAAGCAAAACCAGGGAAGCATAAAGAAATAAAAGGAATAGAACATATTGATAAAGTAATTGATATCGATCAATCACCAATTGGAAGAACACCACGATCTAACCCGGCAACATATACGGGTGTGTTTGATGATATTCGTGATGTATTTGCACAAACAAATGAAGCGAAAATTCGTGGCTATAAAAAAGGTCGATTTAGCTTTAATGTCAAAGGTGGTCGATGTGAGTCTTGCCGCGGTGATGGAATCATTAAAATTGAGATGCACTTCTTACCAGATGTTTACGTACCTTGTGAAGTCTGTCATGGGAAAAGATACAACCGGGAAACGTTAGAAGTGAAATATAAGGATAAAAACATCTCTGATATTTTAGGGATGACAATTGAAGACGGGCTAGAGTTTTTCAAAAACATTCCAAAGATTAAACGTAAACTGCAAACTTTATACGATGTTGGCTTAAGTTATATGCGCTTAGGACAACCAGCAACAACGCTGTCTGGTGGAGAAGCACAACGTGTAAAATTAGCTTCTGAATTGCACCGTCGTTCAACTGGGCGTTCCTTGTATATTTTAGATGAGCCAACGACCGGACTTCACATCGATGATATTTCGCGTCTGTTAGTAGTCCTACAACGTTTAGTTGAAAATGGCGATACAGTATTAGTAATTGAGCATAACTTGGATGTAATCAAAACAGCTGACTATATTATTGATATCGGTCCAGAAGGTGGAGATAAAGGTGGTACTGTTGTCGCGACAGGAACACCTGAAGCGGTTGCGAAAAAGAAAAAATCGCATACTGGAAAATATTTAAAACCAATTTTAGAGCGTGATCGTGCCCGAATGGACACTCGTATTAAAGAGCTTACAACTTAA
- a CDS encoding TasA family protein — MLKKKLGMAVFSAIFGASLIGAGTSAIYTSTATNEGNTFASGTLVVELDKDSMQGEYYFDIDNMAPGDSEEAVMTVSNTGSLDLRFDVSHMFTSGTLGDALDVTYYEKDDNDNWVAVTGPIEIPATDPDSSVEIKVVVTLPLVTGDEYQGTSATMELKVDAVQTRNNDLP, encoded by the coding sequence ATGTTAAAGAAAAAGTTAGGCATGGCTGTATTTTCAGCAATTTTTGGCGCAAGCTTAATTGGTGCAGGGACTAGTGCAATCTACACGTCAACTGCAACAAACGAAGGGAACACATTTGCTTCAGGTACGTTAGTAGTAGAACTTGATAAGGATAGCATGCAAGGTGAGTATTACTTCGATATTGATAATATGGCACCAGGTGATTCAGAAGAAGCAGTTATGACAGTAAGTAATACAGGTTCACTAGATTTACGTTTTGACGTTTCCCATATGTTCACTTCTGGCACACTGGGAGATGCATTAGATGTTACTTACTATGAAAAAGACGACAATGATAATTGGGTTGCAGTAACAGGACCGATTGAAATCCCAGCAACTGACCCAGACAGCAGTGTTGAAATCAAAGTGGTTGTAACATTACCTTTAGTTACTGGAGATGAGTATCAAGGTACTAGTGCAACGATGGAACTTAAAGTCGACGCAGTACAAACAA